The sequence below is a genomic window from Harmonia axyridis chromosome 1, icHarAxyr1.1, whole genome shotgun sequence.
ATcaaaatgtgatacatttttggaatcagctcagctagagtaatcggaaaattgagacaaaatgacgatgttccatttaaaaaaattacggtgacatcattactcggaagtaattcatcctgtatattagattattattttgaaatacagtaaattaaaataaaaaatcgacgtgttcaggattatttcttaaaatggtctgtttagctaaaaatgaatttgttctatactttacggacacagtgtatattaacCGGCAGAAGAGGTCAAACTTACCAGAATCCCCTTCGAGATGATGCAATCTTTTTGGTGAAGTTGAACTGTAAGGCACCCGGCCAatatatacttttttcttcgaagTCCCACGTTAGATCAATAATCTGTTTTTGACTCCCATATTCAATATTGAAAGCCACTAAAAGGACTATGAAGATAAGTTGCACCGACAAGGAGACCATCATAAATTTGcaaagaaattcaagaaaaggtTTGTTGAGGAATTGTGTTATTATGCCAAATATTTCCAAGCAGGCTTAGTTTGCAAATTTTACGGATTAATTATGATATCTATGTGTGCGAAGGTTATCATTTATCTGGGAATATATGATGCTATTCGCACGCATTTTGtctatttttatacaaattggcTGTTAGTTGATATAATCTATCAAGAAATACTATGATGCATAAtcacatacactgtgtccgttaagtatggaacaaattcagtTTTAGCTAAAcaaaccattttaagaaataatcctgaaacacgtcgatttttaatttcaatttaccgtattttgaaataataatctaatatacagggtaaattactttcgagtaatgacgtcatagtcattttttttaatggaacaccccaattttgtctcaattttccgattactctagctgagctgattccaaaatgtatcacatgttgattccaattgatacagggtggacaaaaataataaatcaactaccaaaaatattgtagtactaaactgtcattgaacaccaatgaATCgccaaacaaataatgacattgcacaaaaaactagacgactatgtttgttttaaattgataagaaataatttctttcatattctgtctgctagaccacaagtaccaaacatgtttggaaacagctcatttttattaatttacggacacagtgtatacatttacggacacagtgtatacataCAGGGTTAGTCAATAGTGTTAGATCGGTCGAtaactttgaaaattttgagcaacgagaatgattcaaattttgacggaatcgacagtactcagTCCATatgcttaaattatttttgactctacaggctggtccgaaagtgaTGAAACACGATACCAGTTTAAAACGATTGCTTATCTCATATCTTATAAATTGAAATCTCAGTTCCTTCATTTTTATTACCCATGTTTGTATACAGTgggttcctgaattggaggtacaaaggaatatgagagattcctcaaataattgaaaaaattcctataaacatgtgacgcaaacgctttgttttcgaggtacagggtgtttcttgcaAGTTTTGTAGTcttattttttgtgatgattataccgtTGACTTGAGCTCTAGAAAAATATTGGGGttcaatcagtcaaaaatctcgaaaaggaaacatagTTGGACAATTTACGactaaaatttcatatgaatgattaatggaaaaTACATTAAGGTCTTTTTaacggaaaattcaaactcatttacagagccatctgtgatgattcgtgaaaaattgttcgtaccAAAACGTTTGCATTTTTTTGCCGTAAAATACGACACTTCAATGAAAATTAGTGGTTcctatttgaaattccaaagttgacccccacatattttttcaaatttggaaCATTAGTTTCTAGGACTATGGATTGGTCGCGGTTGTCCTATtagttggcctccaagatctccGGACCTCAAACCACTGGACTATTGTTTGAGGGCTGGTTTAAAAAGGAGGTATACAAAGTGATACCTGATCGTATTATCAGAACAGAACATTCATATTGATGAACCAACCGACAGGGCATACATAATCATATCTCATATACGAGCGTtcaaaatcttatatttttctCACAATCATAAAataccaataataataaacattttccaatgaaaagaataaaataaaggATTTTGTTAGAGTAGAAATATGGGGACGACTTAATCAATATGTTGAGGTTACTCTTTAATTTAATCTACAATtaaaatatctttatttttacAATCTAATGGGGAGGAACTCCAATCACACCAAAACTCTGAAAATAAGCAAGTTGTTCAATCAGTGAACGACAGAATTCATCCTTAATATTGCGAATTTCCTCAGATGCTTTTTCCAAATACTTTTCTTCCAGTTTATAGTATTCTCCTAAAACATCAAGTTCATCGTATATCCCTCTAACTGTATCGATAGATTTCTGGTCTTGCTTTCCATAAcaatttttcagtattttcatcTGTGAATAGTTTGCTTTTTGTCGTGCAACTGCAATGAGGTAGGTACCCCTGTTTTCTTGTATATCTCTAGAACTTTTGCCACCTTCATCCTCCCCATAAATATCGAGAAGATCATTCTGAAACATTATTTGGGAATatcaaatatactaactgaagaagaaactgcaacacccagaaggagctgtttaaatttaaatttttttttttggtaaaacatagatagtatagcaaggagtaaatgattcaagtttggaaaaaaaacgtttttcggcaaccgtccgggaagtgctcacttcccggacgctttttctctgagaaagtagcatttcccggcctagtccggaaagtacgtacttcccggactaggccggaaaagaattatagaatccataacaaccgagataacggctgacagttcatatgaaattagttgtcaaaaatttgcatgtttttttatcgcaatcgtaataaaatatagaaagcagcagcgatagtgttattttacatggttgccgaaaaaatattgtacgcaacacgcccgaaaatggtttttttggactcacagacttccaggactcgcttacgctcgtcctggaattttgtctattcgtccaaaaaaaccctattttccggacttgttacgtaaattactatttttcatgtaaacaatttttgttactcaaatattgtagtcgttttttgcaagtttttcaaattttacaacaaaccagctgttcgaggagttccaaagtcgatgtttagttgttgttaaaatacctAGAGCACGTGCTCTTGGCTCAAGGGTGAAATCGATAGTGAGTATTGGTATGGTATTTTCTTGAGATGAAGTTTCATCTCTGTTTGTAGAAGAAATAAAAGGAATATAATGTAATGAGGACTGAACTAGAAAcagaagttattattattataattatttcactgaatcggggtcgttacGACTCTGTTAGACAGCCGGAAACTGCGatcaaattgatcttttgttcttaaccctacctattcatacaaacccaggaagGCCATCAATGTTGTTAACGAAATCGACAAAATCCTTAGGAGCCTTatctattacttcgtgagtatccagaactgactttcccatgtgagtggttcttaggccagtcagccctggatatttgcacactatgtgtgtggctgtttctacctcctttccacagagcctgcagatctcatttGCTGACTTGCCCATGCGTTACAAaaagtatttgcaccgacagtgttctgttcgcagtcccaccattacccgaagcctAGCTCGTGATAGCTTCAGGAGTTTGTGGTATAGGAGGGTAAAAGTACCTCAAacttctttgcctgagcaagaccaggaGTATTCCTCCATTGGGTTTTCCTATTGTCCCTTTCCCATTGTTGGACAGCTGTCTTGTATTCGTATTTCCAAACCCACAGAAGGGTTCAGGACTAACAGGTTtaaaccttgatgcccttttggCAACTTCATCGGCTTCCTTACTTCCTAATTCCTTCTATACCACCACAATGCCTCGGTACCCAtaatagagttactttattgcctctggccagttggtTTAAGGTATTACGACACTCCCATGTAATAAAGACCCGTGGCTATAGGATTTCAGGGACATCAGCGTGGCCTGGCTCTCCGAGTACAAGAGTTAATAAATGCAATTTTTCGCAAACATCCTTCTATTCGCTATGTCTTGCGCCCCAGCGAATCATGTTCATAACTGATAGCTCAGAAAaactattattatcatttataaAAAATCTATACTCACCTGGAACGCTTGAAGAATACCCAAATAATAGAATACTCCTTTCGTTAGCTCAGGCATTTGCAATTCTTTGTTAGTTAATAATGTAGTTAGTTGAAAAGGCTGTACACAGAGATAAAATGAAGATTGGATCTCTGAAATTTGGTCACACTTCTCTATGGTGAAATCATCGAAATTCGTCCATTCTAATTCAAGAGCCATGGATACTAGAGGTGTTATTGATTGAAGTAGTTCAATCATTTGCAAGCAATTTGGATGATtgtggaaatattttttcatgattttatttACACATAAGTAAAGCAAAACCATATCATTAACTGCTGCCTTTCCTTCCATCTTTTGCCAAGAAGGCATGTTCCTTCTCATATCATGATCGTCTAAAATGTCATCCAGAATAGAGTTAGCTGCATTGTACTACAatcagaagaaaaaaatataagtagtagtatttttc
It includes:
- the LOC123670640 gene encoding farnesyl pyrophosphate synthase 1-like, whose product is MLKNSVNILGFAKGLKYTRNHILPSIGYFSTVPQKKFRNPHEMKYLPQKDLNAYMAFLPHFIDDVTSEEILLDYQPVNQRIRRLLEYFCPTGKHLRQHLVIYTYKAIEKHHGTFRPENMEEVHKLCWCLELYNAANSILDDILDDHDMRRNMPSWQKMEGKAAVNDMVLLYLCVNKIMKKYFHNHPNCLQMIELLQSITPLVSMALELEWTNFDDFTIEKCDQISEIQSSFYLCVQPFQLTTLLTNKELQMPELTKGVFYYLGILQAFQNDLLDIYGEDEGGKSSRDIQENRGTYLIAVARQKANYSQMKILKNCYGKQDQKSIDTVRGIYDELDVLGEYYKLEEKYLEKASEEIRNIKDEFCRSLIEQLAYFQSFGVIGVPPH